The following DNA comes from Simkania negevensis Z.
CCTTTCAGCACTTTGGCCGTTCTTATCAACCTAAAGAAGGAGCCGACGAATGAATTTTAGAAAGACTTTGCTGACCCTTTTTGCTTGCCTGTTGAACTTTTCATTTTTACAAGCTCACCAATCTGACATCGTTGCCAGCACCACCGAAGATCAAAAACCAGCAACTATCAAAGTTCTCCTTCATAAAGATTCAACAGGAGCTCTTCTCGAAGCACGCGGTTCATTTGAAGTGGTCAATCCTGAAACTGGGAAACGAGTCAGTTCTGGTCGCAATGGGAAACGCTTTTATCTTTACCCCCATAAAGAAGGAATCAAATGGGGAGAAGACTTTCTTGGCATTTTCCAACTTCAAATCATTCCAACGAGTCCTGATACCACACTTCTCGTCAACGGAGTTCAATACTCTGGTGTCCTTGAAATCTACCATGTAGAAGAAAAGCTAAACATCATCAACGAGGTGACCGTTGAAAATTACTTAAAAAGCATCCTTCCGCAAAAGTTTCATGGGGATTACCCCGAATCTGTCATGGATGCCGTTGCTATCATCGCGCGTACAGATGCCTACTATAGTGCCCTCTTCAATCACGATGCCTTCTGGCATGTCGATGCAAATGAAGTCTGTTACGAGGGTGTTGGTCTCACTTGCCAAAACCCCGCAATTGACCGCTCTATTGAAAGTACCCGCCATCTTGTCATGACTTTTGAAGACCAACCCTTTCCCTCCACTTGGACCGAAAATTGTGGTGGAAAAACAGCTCCCTATCAAACCATCTTTAGAAAAAACACTCCGACTCCACAAGGAGTCGACTCAGTTTTTGCTTTAGCTGAACGCAAAGATACCCACTGGGCGTTCACCATGAACACCCAAGACCTTGCCAAAGTCGCAAAAATCAACCGTATCACAGGCATTGACCTTTTTGTCGACCATTTCTCGAGCAAAGTCTACGCCGTCCGCATTCATGACGGAGTGCACACAGAAGACATCGACTTTCTCACTCTTCAAAAACACATTGGAGAAGCAAAACTCAAAAGCAATGATTTCTCCGTGAGTCTTAAAGGCAATATCGCCTCCTTCGAAGGTTACGGAGTCGGATCAGGAACAGGCCTCTGCCTCTATAGCGCTTCTCAAATGGCCGAACGAGGAGACGATACTCCCCACATGCTCGCCGAGTTTTTCCCCTACACACACATCGAAAAAATGCGAGCCTACCCCGAAGCCATTGTGTCAGCTAACAAAGGTTCCTTTGTGTCGCCCAAACATAAAAAAGCAACCCAAAAGAAACACCGGATTTTACACTAGGAATTCGTCATGGCACATCCCCTCACCTCTAAAAAAAGAGCTAAAGCCATTTCATCGGCTCTCTTTCTGATCGGCATCGCCGTTGTGATGTTTCTTGACGCATGGTGGCCCGGCATCATGGTCGTGATTGGAGTCCCTCTTGCCCTCAAGCAATTTCTCGAAGGGCGTTACCATGACACCCTGCTTACCCTTCTTGTATTTGTCGGCTTTTTCATCATCGCCCAATTCAACATCTCATGGAAAATTCTTTTGCCCATTCTCTTTATCATGGCAGCGGTCTACATCCTCTGCAAAGAGTGGGTCGAAGGAAAGCTCATCTCCGAAGATGAACGTGAAGAAGATCTAAACAAAGAATTCGAAGAAGAAGACAAAAAATAAAACTTCACTCCCGAAGGAGTGAAGCAATTTTGTTGAGATTTGCATCTCAATAACTTGAGCACTCACAAAAAGTACC
Coding sequences within:
- a CDS encoding SpoIID/LytB domain-containing protein, with protein sequence MNFRKTLLTLFACLLNFSFLQAHQSDIVASTTEDQKPATIKVLLHKDSTGALLEARGSFEVVNPETGKRVSSGRNGKRFYLYPHKEGIKWGEDFLGIFQLQIIPTSPDTTLLVNGVQYSGVLEIYHVEEKLNIINEVTVENYLKSILPQKFHGDYPESVMDAVAIIARTDAYYSALFNHDAFWHVDANEVCYEGVGLTCQNPAIDRSIESTRHLVMTFEDQPFPSTWTENCGGKTAPYQTIFRKNTPTPQGVDSVFALAERKDTHWAFTMNTQDLAKVAKINRITGIDLFVDHFSSKVYAVRIHDGVHTEDIDFLTLQKHIGEAKLKSNDFSVSLKGNIASFEGYGVGSGTGLCLYSASQMAERGDDTPHMLAEFFPYTHIEKMRAYPEAIVSANKGSFVSPKHKKATQKKHRILH